One window from the genome of Streptomyces sp. WZ-12 encodes:
- a CDS encoding J domain-containing protein translates to MTNSQAENAQDGQDRPEVPGAPGDPGAPRAADARGEASGAEQSGQGAAAPRGSRQGAGDGEGARDEEAIRRLAKAVLAAEQALIEFEIAVETFRVEVENFSRLHHQRLGPMYARLDELDAQIAEAVAARTGDPEDIRKAREARASVLPMPEVEELFHGWLGSEGLFPESQAMLTDQPVQPPQKVRPSEEARKIYRDLVRRAHPDLARDDAERARRDGFIARVNAAYGRGDEAVLLALVREWEAGPAPVERRPSESEELYARLEWLAERKEMLASMVAELEGSAIGAMIRMAPDDPDGLLDEIAEKLLADVREREAYLTQLVG, encoded by the coding sequence GTGACGAACTCGCAGGCGGAGAACGCGCAGGACGGCCAGGACCGACCGGAGGTGCCGGGGGCACCCGGTGACCCGGGCGCACCGCGGGCGGCGGATGCCCGTGGGGAGGCGTCGGGCGCGGAGCAGAGCGGCCAGGGCGCCGCTGCCCCGAGAGGGAGCCGACAGGGTGCGGGCGACGGTGAGGGAGCCCGCGACGAGGAGGCGATCCGCCGGTTGGCGAAGGCGGTGCTGGCGGCGGAGCAGGCGTTGATCGAGTTCGAGATCGCGGTCGAGACCTTCCGGGTGGAGGTGGAGAACTTCTCCCGGCTGCACCACCAGCGGCTCGGCCCCATGTACGCGCGGCTGGACGAGCTGGACGCGCAGATCGCCGAGGCCGTGGCGGCGCGCACCGGCGACCCCGAGGACATTCGCAAGGCCCGGGAGGCGCGGGCCTCTGTGCTGCCGATGCCGGAGGTGGAGGAGCTCTTCCACGGCTGGCTCGGGTCGGAGGGGCTGTTCCCCGAGTCGCAGGCGATGCTCACGGATCAGCCGGTGCAGCCGCCGCAGAAGGTGCGGCCCAGTGAGGAGGCCCGCAAGATCTACCGCGATCTGGTGCGCCGGGCGCACCCGGATCTGGCGCGGGACGATGCGGAGCGGGCCCGGCGGGACGGGTTCATCGCGCGGGTCAACGCCGCGTACGGGCGGGGCGACGAGGCGGTGCTGCTGGCGCTGGTCCGGGAGTGGGAGGCCGGTCCGGCGCCCGTCGAGCGGCGGCCGAGCGAGAGCGAGGAGCTCTACGCCCGGCTGGAGTGGCTGGCCGAGCGCAAGGAGATGCTGGCGTCGATGGTCGCGGAGCTGGAGGGCAGCGCGATCGGCGCGATGATCCGGATGGCGCCGGACGATCCGGACGGCCTGCTCGACGAGATCGCCGAGAAGCTGTTGGCCGATGTCCGAGAGCGCGAGGCATACCTCACTCAACTGGTCGGGTAG
- a CDS encoding DUF2252 domain-containing protein, protein MTRVPYVPGFARADEEGPSAKAVGRGLREQLPREEQAVLRIVAGRPDAVAAVEASNAGRLPGLTPIRVGRMAASPFAFLRGAAGLMAHDLAEGPVTGIGAQICGDAHAANFGLYGDARGELVIDLNDFDETVHGPWEWDVKRLATSLVLAGREAGASEEDCRTAARDAAGTYRRTMRLLAKLPVTEAWNALADEELGSHSDARDLLDTLERAEAQARKNTSARFAARSTERGPDGDLRFVDAPPVLRRVPDDEAAAVAASLADYLQTLPEDRLPLLARYVVHDVAFRIVGTGSVGLRSYVVLLLDHRGEPLVLQVKEARRSVLAPYLAKAGLPTPRTEHEGRRVVLGQRRMQVVSDPLLGWTTVHEGVANGEHGRGAGRRKDDGRGAGGRVTASAGEEEPGGRPGIVGGRRRPGGSGTPGGAGAGLPFQVRQFRNHKGSVDPVQLSGGQLDDYARMTGALLARAHAHSADPRVVTGYGGKGDALDEAIAAFAVAYAERTEADHADLVAAIRSGRIAAETGV, encoded by the coding sequence ATGACGCGAGTGCCATACGTACCGGGGTTCGCAAGGGCGGACGAGGAGGGGCCGTCGGCCAAGGCCGTGGGCCGGGGTCTGCGGGAGCAACTGCCGCGCGAGGAACAGGCGGTGCTGCGGATCGTCGCCGGGCGACCCGACGCGGTGGCGGCGGTCGAGGCGTCCAATGCCGGGCGACTGCCCGGGCTGACACCCATTCGCGTCGGGCGGATGGCCGCCAGCCCCTTCGCCTTCCTCCGGGGAGCGGCCGGACTCATGGCCCACGACCTGGCGGAAGGCCCCGTCACGGGAATCGGGGCCCAGATCTGCGGGGACGCGCACGCCGCCAACTTCGGCCTCTACGGCGATGCCCGCGGCGAACTGGTCATCGACCTCAACGACTTCGACGAAACCGTTCACGGCCCGTGGGAATGGGACGTCAAACGGCTCGCGACCTCGCTGGTCCTGGCCGGCCGGGAGGCGGGCGCGAGTGAGGAGGACTGCCGGACCGCGGCCCGGGACGCCGCCGGCACCTACCGACGCACCATGCGGCTGCTGGCGAAGCTCCCGGTGACCGAAGCCTGGAACGCCCTCGCCGACGAGGAGTTGGGCTCGCACAGCGACGCCCGGGACCTGCTGGACACCTTGGAACGGGCCGAGGCCCAGGCGCGTAAGAACACCAGCGCGCGGTTCGCGGCCAGGTCCACCGAGCGCGGGCCGGACGGCGACCTGAGGTTCGTGGACGCCCCGCCGGTGCTGCGACGGGTGCCGGACGACGAGGCTGCGGCGGTCGCCGCCTCGCTCGCCGACTATCTCCAGACGTTGCCCGAGGACCGTCTGCCGCTGCTGGCCAGATATGTGGTGCACGACGTGGCCTTCCGAATAGTCGGGACCGGCAGCGTCGGACTGCGGTCGTACGTGGTGCTGCTGCTGGACCACCGGGGCGAGCCCCTGGTCCTTCAGGTGAAGGAGGCCCGGCGCTCGGTGCTCGCGCCCTACCTGGCGAAGGCCGGCCTCCCGACGCCTCGGACGGAACACGAGGGGCGCCGCGTGGTGCTCGGCCAGCGGCGGATGCAGGTGGTCAGCGACCCGCTGCTGGGATGGACGACGGTGCACGAGGGCGTGGCGAACGGCGAGCACGGGAGAGGAGCAGGCAGACGGAAAGATGACGGACGGGGAGCTGGCGGGCGTGTGACGGCATCGGCAGGTGAGGAGGAGCCGGGTGGCAGACCGGGGATAGTCGGAGGGCGTCGCCGGCCGGGTGGCTCGGGGACGCCGGGTGGTGCGGGCGCCGGACTGCCGTTCCAGGTGCGGCAGTTCCGCAATCACAAGGGCAGCGTGGACCCGGTCCAACTGTCCGGCGGGCAGCTCGACGACTACGCCCGGATGACCGGCGCGCTGCTGGCCCGTGCTCATGCCCACAGCGCCGACCCACGCGTGGTGACCGGCTACGGCGGGAAGGGGGATGCGCTCGATGAGGCGATAGCGGCCTTCGCGGTGGCCTACGCGGAGCGCACGGAAGCGGATCACGCGGACCTGGTCGCGGCGATCCGCAGCGGACGCATTGCCGCGGAGACGGGGGTGTGA
- a CDS encoding DUF5819 family protein produces the protein MQSYGDESRPLAALSLPSRIVIGTAASGIAVAVLIHLGMMFLHVAPSNTLSKQQSGLISDYVYPEYEQNWKLFAPNPLQQNIDVQVRAQLRGRDGAVRTTDWTDLSARDGQAILHNPLPSHTQQNQLRRGWELLSNALDAQNRPTGERGEMFARYLRRIVMLRMSGEWTKGGDRIEQVQVRSRTTAVLPPPWSAEKISDKPVYRVLPWWQITANDLPEGATNK, from the coding sequence ATGCAGTCATACGGGGACGAATCGCGGCCACTGGCCGCGCTGTCGCTGCCCTCGCGGATCGTCATAGGCACGGCGGCCAGCGGCATCGCGGTCGCCGTCCTGATCCACCTCGGGATGATGTTCCTGCACGTCGCGCCGTCGAACACGCTCAGCAAGCAGCAGTCCGGCCTGATCAGCGACTACGTCTACCCCGAGTACGAACAGAACTGGAAGCTGTTCGCCCCCAACCCCCTCCAGCAGAACATCGACGTCCAGGTCCGCGCGCAACTGCGCGGCCGGGACGGCGCGGTGCGGACCACCGACTGGACCGACCTGAGCGCCCGCGACGGGCAGGCCATCCTCCACAACCCGCTGCCCAGCCACACCCAGCAGAACCAGTTGCGCCGCGGTTGGGAGCTGCTCTCCAACGCCCTCGACGCGCAGAACCGCCCCACCGGCGAGCGCGGCGAGATGTTCGCGCGCTACCTCCGACGGATCGTGATGCTCCGGATGTCCGGTGAGTGGACCAAGGGCGGCGACCGGATCGAGCAGGTCCAGGTCCGCTCGCGCACCACCGCCGTCCTGCCGCCCCCGTGGAGCGCCGAGAAGATCAGCGACAAGCCCGTCTACCGCGTGCTGCCCTGGTGGCAGATCACCGCCAACGACCTTCCCGAGGGGGCGACGAACAAGTGA
- a CDS encoding ABC transporter permease: MTADHRPDHRSERRTVRPGELRHVVTHLITPLLMCIGMGLAYLGAFANPSPHHLPVAIVGNGTQAQVLAQTINDKAHGELEVRTVPDRAAGIDQLKKQEIFGAYLAGDHAPGGHGSTSTGGAATGRATAAPGKGGQGAPELLVATAGSDTSASVVQKVFTPLAAQQGAPLKVTDVAPTAKDDPTGQGIFFLLVALSIGSYASVAVIGGAGAVLPMRIRAALAIGTSIVVSVIGALLAGPVFHLVDHGLAALWGMAWLYSAGILLIGTGLHTFLKRWTTLGVMALFVMLNFTSSGGIFRPEMQNGFFASLHAFWNGAGFVEGTRSHVYFDGHGLAGHVWTLVAWLLVGLLVVGVAALTEKRRRAAEAEAVANAGAVAAAAVAATMPERGRGQAESEEELEEAVGV, encoded by the coding sequence ATGACCGCGGACCACCGTCCCGACCACCGGAGCGAGCGTCGCACCGTCCGCCCCGGCGAACTGCGCCACGTGGTGACGCACCTGATCACCCCGCTCCTGATGTGCATCGGAATGGGGCTCGCCTACCTCGGCGCGTTCGCCAACCCGTCACCGCACCACCTCCCCGTCGCCATCGTGGGCAACGGCACCCAGGCCCAGGTGCTCGCCCAGACGATCAACGACAAGGCGCACGGTGAACTGGAGGTCCGCACCGTCCCTGACCGGGCCGCCGGCATCGACCAGCTCAAGAAGCAGGAGATCTTCGGCGCCTACCTGGCCGGCGACCACGCACCCGGTGGCCACGGCAGCACTTCTACGGGCGGTGCTGCTACCGGCCGGGCCACCGCCGCCCCCGGTAAGGGCGGGCAGGGTGCCCCCGAACTGCTCGTGGCCACCGCCGGATCCGACACCAGCGCCAGCGTCGTCCAGAAGGTCTTCACCCCGCTCGCCGCGCAACAGGGCGCGCCCCTGAAGGTCACCGACGTGGCCCCCACCGCCAAGGACGATCCGACCGGACAGGGCATCTTCTTCCTGCTCGTCGCCCTCAGCATCGGCTCCTACGCCTCGGTCGCCGTCATCGGCGGCGCCGGCGCCGTCCTCCCCATGCGTATCCGGGCGGCACTGGCGATCGGGACCTCCATCGTGGTCAGCGTCATCGGTGCGCTCTTGGCCGGGCCGGTCTTCCACCTCGTCGACCACGGCCTGGCGGCCCTGTGGGGGATGGCCTGGCTGTACTCCGCCGGCATCCTCCTCATCGGCACCGGCCTGCACACCTTCCTCAAGCGCTGGACCACCCTCGGCGTCATGGCGCTCTTCGTGATGCTCAACTTCACCTCCTCCGGCGGGATCTTCCGCCCCGAGATGCAGAACGGCTTCTTCGCCTCCCTGCACGCCTTCTGGAACGGCGCCGGCTTCGTGGAGGGCACCCGTAGCCACGTCTACTTCGACGGCCACGGCCTCGCCGGGCACGTCTGGACCCTGGTGGCGTGGCTGCTCGTCGGCCTCCTGGTGGTCGGCGTGGCGGCCCTCACCGAGAAGCGGCGGCGCGCGGCCGAGGCGGAAGCGGTGGCCAATGCCGGTGCGGTGGCGGCCGCCGCGGTGGCGGCGACCATGCCGGAACGGGGGCGCGGGCAGGCGGAGTCGGAAGAGGAGTTGGAGGAGGCCGTGGGGGTGTAG
- a CDS encoding acyl-CoA dehydrogenase family protein, with amino-acid sequence MDFTFTEEQQAALEAARAVFADVAPDAVPSPALTHGPVADDFDCPLWRTLAGADLLGLPVAAEHGGAGLDPIALCLVLRASARVLARVPLLETYAAAHTLQRHAPAALQAEVLPRIVTGELVLTAASAGRTGHDPAQLAVNARADGTTWILDGAQTAVPWAATADRILLPAHAADGRAVLALVPRSSPDLTLNDQTSTNGERYAEVRLDSVRVEARDTLTDPAAWETLRDLLTTGTCALALGLGDRVLAMTSDYTAKREQFGFPLATFQAVAVQTADRFIDLRAMEATLWQAAWRLTTGAAGPLPPAGDIAVAKIWAAEGVRRVVQTAQHLHGGFGADTDYPLHRYHAWAKQLELSLGPAAAHEEALGELLAAHPLS; translated from the coding sequence GTGGACTTCACCTTCACCGAAGAACAACAGGCCGCCCTCGAAGCGGCCCGGGCTGTCTTCGCCGACGTCGCCCCGGACGCCGTCCCCAGCCCGGCCCTCACCCACGGCCCCGTCGCCGACGACTTCGACTGCCCCCTGTGGCGCACGCTCGCCGGCGCCGACCTGCTCGGCCTGCCCGTCGCGGCCGAACACGGCGGCGCGGGCCTCGACCCGATCGCCCTCTGCCTGGTCCTGCGCGCCTCCGCCCGCGTACTCGCCCGCGTCCCCCTCCTGGAGACCTACGCCGCCGCCCACACCCTCCAACGGCACGCCCCCGCCGCCCTCCAGGCCGAGGTACTGCCACGGATCGTCACCGGCGAACTCGTCCTCACCGCCGCCTCCGCCGGCCGCACCGGCCACGACCCGGCCCAACTCGCCGTCAACGCCCGTGCAGACGGGACCACTTGGATACTCGACGGCGCCCAGACCGCCGTCCCCTGGGCCGCCACCGCCGACCGGATCCTGCTCCCCGCCCACGCCGCCGACGGCCGCGCCGTCCTCGCGCTCGTCCCCCGGAGCAGCCCCGACCTCACCCTCAACGACCAGACGTCCACCAACGGCGAGCGCTACGCCGAGGTCCGCCTCGACTCCGTGCGCGTCGAGGCCCGCGACACACTCACCGACCCGGCCGCCTGGGAGACCCTGCGCGACCTGCTCACCACCGGCACCTGCGCCCTCGCCCTGGGCCTCGGCGACCGCGTCCTCGCCATGACCAGCGACTACACCGCAAAGCGCGAGCAGTTCGGCTTCCCCCTGGCCACCTTCCAGGCCGTCGCGGTGCAGACCGCCGACCGGTTCATCGACCTGCGCGCCATGGAGGCCACCCTCTGGCAGGCCGCCTGGCGCCTCACCACCGGCGCCGCGGGCCCCCTACCGCCCGCCGGAGACATCGCGGTCGCCAAGATCTGGGCCGCCGAGGGCGTCCGCCGCGTCGTCCAGACCGCGCAGCATCTGCACGGCGGCTTCGGCGCCGACACCGACTACCCGCTGCACCGCTACCACGCCTGGGCCAAGCAGCTCGAACTCTCCCTGGGCCCCGCCGCCGCCCACGAGGAGGCCCTCGGCGAACTCCTCGCCGCGCACCCGCTGAGCTGA
- the paaC gene encoding 1,2-phenylacetyl-CoA epoxidase subunit PaaC — MTPLTATPALPLGDDALILAHRLGEWAGNAPVLEEEVALANIALDLLGQARVLLSLVGDEDELAYLREERQFRNLQLVEQPNGDFAHTIARQLYFSTYQELLYGHLATTEGELAPLAAKAVKETAYHRDHAAQWTLRLGDGTDESHARMQAALTALWRYTGELFAPVEGLEDVPWQPLRDEWTARITSTLERATLTLPEGPQRGGWTAGAGRQGLHTEPFGRMLAEMQHLHRSHPGATW; from the coding sequence GTGACGCCGCTCACCGCCACCCCCGCCCTGCCTCTCGGGGACGACGCGCTGATCCTCGCCCACCGCCTCGGCGAATGGGCTGGCAACGCCCCCGTCCTGGAAGAGGAAGTGGCCCTCGCCAACATCGCCCTGGACCTCCTCGGCCAGGCCCGGGTCCTGCTCTCCCTCGTCGGCGACGAGGACGAGCTGGCCTACCTCCGCGAGGAACGCCAGTTCCGCAACCTCCAACTCGTCGAGCAGCCCAACGGCGACTTCGCCCACACCATCGCCCGCCAACTGTATTTCTCCACCTACCAAGAGCTGCTCTACGGCCATCTGGCCACCACCGAAGGCGAGTTGGCGCCGCTCGCAGCCAAGGCCGTCAAGGAGACCGCCTACCACCGCGACCACGCCGCCCAGTGGACCCTGCGCCTCGGCGACGGCACCGACGAGAGCCACGCCCGGATGCAGGCCGCCCTGACCGCCCTCTGGCGGTACACCGGCGAACTCTTCGCCCCCGTCGAGGGGTTGGAGGACGTCCCCTGGCAGCCGCTCCGCGACGAGTGGACCGCCCGCATCACCAGCACCCTGGAGCGCGCCACCCTCACCCTCCCCGAGGGCCCCCAGCGCGGCGGCTGGACCGCCGGCGCCGGACGCCAGGGGCTGCACACCGAGCCCTTCGGCCGGATGCTCGCCGAAATGCAGCACCTCCACCGCAGCCACCCGGGGGCGACATGGTGA
- a CDS encoding rhodanese-like domain-containing protein gives MQFGSVPTVGVDALTPGAFLLDVREDDEWAAGHAEGALHIPMSEFVARYGELTEAAPEDGKIFVLCRVGGRSAQVAQYLVQQGLDAVNVAGGMQAWEADGRPVTDGKGGAGAVI, from the coding sequence ATGCAATTTGGTTCTGTTCCCACGGTCGGTGTCGATGCCCTCACGCCCGGGGCCTTCCTCCTGGACGTCCGGGAGGACGACGAGTGGGCGGCCGGGCACGCCGAGGGTGCCCTGCACATCCCGATGAGTGAATTCGTCGCCCGTTACGGGGAGTTGACCGAGGCGGCGCCCGAGGACGGCAAGATCTTTGTGCTGTGCCGGGTCGGCGGGCGGTCGGCTCAGGTGGCGCAGTACCTGGTCCAGCAGGGCCTCGACGCGGTGAACGTCGCGGGCGGCATGCAGGCGTGGGAGGCGGACGGGCGGCCGGTGACGGACGGCAAGGGTGGCGCGGGGGCGGTCATCTAG
- a CDS encoding winged helix-turn-helix transcriptional regulator — MADHGEAMCRQVDGGMTRVFELFGKRWTGLIVATLMPGPVHFADLRRAIPGISERMLSDRLMELAATGLVVREVDAGPPLRVSYRLTEAGRAMEPALKELGRWAETYLADGGQCPERFRK, encoded by the coding sequence ATGGCGGACCACGGCGAGGCGATGTGCAGGCAGGTCGACGGCGGCATGACGCGCGTCTTCGAGCTGTTCGGGAAGCGCTGGACGGGCCTGATCGTGGCCACCCTCATGCCCGGCCCCGTCCACTTCGCCGATCTTCGGCGGGCCATCCCCGGCATCAGCGAGCGGATGCTCTCCGACCGCCTGATGGAGCTGGCGGCGACCGGGCTGGTCGTCCGCGAGGTCGACGCCGGACCGCCGCTGCGCGTCTCCTACCGCCTCACCGAGGCCGGCCGCGCCATGGAGCCCGCGCTCAAGGAACTGGGTCGCTGGGCCGAGACCTACCTCGCCGACGGCGGGCAGTGCCCGGAGCGCTTCCGGAAGTAG
- a CDS encoding 2Fe-2S iron-sulfur cluster-binding protein, producing MFHPLRVREIERLTDDAVAVTFTVPPELRADFRHTPGQHIAVRRTVDGQEIRRTYSVCTPATEAPVLRVGIRLVEDGAFSTYALKELAVGDTVDVMPPAGRFTLAPRPGQFVGIVGGSGITPVLSIVTTLLAREPQARFCLIRSDRTTASTMFLEEVADLKDRYPERFQLVPVLSREDRQTGLPSGRLDEERLRTLLPALLRTDSVDGWFLCGPYGLVQGAERTLRALGVPRTRIHEEIFHIDNGAAAPVPAAAPAHSTVTATLDGRSGTWPVHDGESLLEAVLRNRPDAPYACKGGVCGTCRAFLVSGDVRMDRNFALEAEEVDSGYVLACQSHPGTERVELDFDR from the coding sequence ATGTTCCACCCGCTCCGCGTGCGGGAGATCGAGCGGCTCACGGACGACGCGGTGGCCGTCACCTTCACCGTCCCGCCCGAGCTCCGCGCGGACTTCCGGCACACCCCCGGGCAGCACATCGCAGTGCGCAGAACGGTCGACGGCCAGGAGATCCGCCGCACCTACTCCGTCTGCACCCCCGCCACCGAGGCCCCCGTCCTGCGCGTGGGCATCCGTCTCGTCGAGGACGGCGCCTTCTCCACCTACGCCCTCAAGGAACTCGCCGTCGGCGACACCGTGGACGTCATGCCCCCGGCCGGCCGCTTCACCCTCGCCCCGCGCCCCGGCCAGTTCGTGGGCATCGTCGGCGGCAGCGGCATCACACCGGTGCTCTCCATCGTCACCACGCTGCTCGCCCGTGAACCCCAGGCCCGGTTCTGCCTGATCCGCAGCGACCGCACCACGGCCTCCACGATGTTCCTGGAGGAGGTGGCCGACCTCAAGGACCGCTACCCCGAACGCTTCCAGCTGGTCCCCGTCCTCTCCCGCGAAGACCGGCAGACCGGCCTGCCCTCCGGGCGCCTCGACGAGGAGCGCCTGCGCACCCTGCTGCCCGCGCTGCTACGCACCGACAGCGTCGACGGCTGGTTCCTGTGCGGCCCCTACGGCCTCGTCCAGGGCGCCGAGCGGACCCTGCGCGCCCTCGGCGTGCCACGCACCCGCATCCACGAAGAGATCTTCCACATAGACAACGGCGCCGCGGCCCCCGTCCCCGCCGCCGCGCCCGCGCACAGCACGGTGACCGCCACCCTCGACGGCCGCTCCGGCACCTGGCCGGTCCACGACGGCGAATCACTCCTGGAAGCCGTGCTCCGCAACCGCCCGGACGCCCCCTACGCCTGCAAGGGCGGCGTCTGCGGCACCTGCCGCGCCTTCCTGGTCTCCGGCGACGTCCGCATGGACCGCAACTTCGCCCTGGAGGCCGAAGAGGTCGACTCCGGCTATGTGTTGGCGTGCCAGTCCCACCCCGGCACGGAACGGGTCGAGCTGGACTTCGACCGCTGA
- the paaA gene encoding 1,2-phenylacetyl-CoA epoxidase subunit PaaA — translation MTTIAPEDTGREALFDATIAADERIEPRDWMPDDYRASLVRQIAQHAHSEIIGMQPEANWITRAPSLRRKAILMAKVQDEAGHGLYLYSAAETLGTSRDDLLDKLHSGRQKYSSIFNYPTLTWADVGAIGWLVDGAAITNQVPLCRCSYGPYARAMVRVCKEESFHQRQGYELLLALSRGTEAQHAMAQDAVDRWWWPSLMMFGPPDDESAHSAQSMAWKIKRHSNDELRQRFVDICVPQAEALGLTLPDPELRWNEERQHWDFGPLDWSEFREVLKGNGPCNDQRINRRRRAHEDGAWVREAAAAHAAKHATRTPRTGTHQEEAAR, via the coding sequence ATGACGACGATCGCGCCGGAGGACACGGGCCGGGAAGCCCTGTTCGACGCCACCATCGCCGCGGACGAGCGGATCGAACCACGGGACTGGATGCCGGACGACTACCGCGCCTCACTGGTGCGCCAGATCGCCCAGCACGCCCACTCCGAGATCATCGGGATGCAGCCGGAGGCCAACTGGATCACCAGGGCCCCGTCCCTGCGCCGCAAGGCGATCCTGATGGCCAAAGTGCAGGACGAAGCCGGCCACGGCCTGTATCTCTACAGCGCCGCCGAGACCCTCGGCACCAGCCGCGACGATCTCCTCGACAAGCTCCACAGCGGCCGCCAGAAGTACTCCTCGATCTTCAACTACCCCACCCTGACCTGGGCCGACGTCGGCGCCATCGGCTGGCTCGTGGACGGCGCCGCGATCACCAACCAGGTCCCGCTGTGCCGCTGCTCCTACGGCCCCTACGCCCGCGCCATGGTCCGCGTCTGCAAGGAGGAGTCCTTCCACCAGCGCCAGGGATACGAGCTCCTGCTCGCCCTCAGCCGCGGCACCGAGGCCCAGCACGCCATGGCCCAGGACGCCGTCGACCGCTGGTGGTGGCCCTCCCTGATGATGTTCGGCCCGCCCGACGACGAGTCCGCGCACTCCGCGCAGTCCATGGCCTGGAAGATCAAGCGGCACTCCAACGACGAGTTGCGCCAGCGCTTCGTGGACATCTGCGTCCCGCAGGCCGAGGCCCTCGGCTTGACCCTCCCCGACCCCGAGCTCCGGTGGAACGAGGAGCGGCAGCACTGGGACTTCGGTCCCCTCGACTGGTCCGAGTTCCGCGAGGTCCTCAAGGGCAACGGCCCCTGCAACGACCAACGGATAAACCGCCGTCGCCGCGCCCACGAGGACGGCGCCTGGGTCCGCGAGGCCGCCGCCGCGCACGCCGCCAAGCACGCCACTCGCACGCCCCGCACCGGCACCCACCAGGAAGAGGCGGCCCGATGA
- the paaB gene encoding 1,2-phenylacetyl-CoA epoxidase subunit PaaB — protein MTTPRPAEAPATADAATGPADWPLWEVFVRSRRGLSHTHAGSLHAPDAAMALRNARDLYTRRSEGVSIWVVPSAQITATSPDEKDAFFEPAGDKPYRHPTFYEIPEGVHHL, from the coding sequence ATGACGACACCGCGCCCCGCCGAGGCCCCGGCCACGGCCGACGCCGCCACCGGCCCCGCCGACTGGCCCCTGTGGGAGGTCTTCGTCCGCAGCCGCCGCGGCCTGTCCCACACCCACGCCGGCAGCCTGCACGCCCCCGACGCCGCGATGGCCCTGCGCAACGCCCGCGACCTCTACACCCGCCGCTCCGAGGGCGTCTCCATCTGGGTCGTCCCCTCCGCCCAGATCACCGCCACCTCCCCGGACGAGAAGGACGCCTTCTTCGAACCGGCCGGCGACAAGCCCTACCGCCACCCCACCTTCTACGAGATCCCGGAGGGGGTGCACCACCTGTGA
- a CDS encoding MarR family winged helix-turn-helix transcriptional regulator gives MTHRDNSVETIQQEMTAFARRARATAARMHPELSLVSYTLLAHLDDQQGCRATDLAAHYYLDKSTVSRQIAALEKLGFVERRIDPDDHRVQVLHPTEAGAQVLANVTASRRQAFHERLADWDETDLDRFASYLVRYNAAQERLG, from the coding sequence GTGACCCACCGCGACAACTCCGTCGAGACCATCCAGCAGGAGATGACCGCGTTCGCCCGGCGCGCCCGCGCGACCGCCGCCAGGATGCACCCCGAGCTCTCCCTGGTCTCCTACACCCTGCTCGCCCACCTCGACGACCAGCAGGGCTGCCGCGCCACCGACCTCGCGGCGCACTACTACCTGGACAAGTCCACGGTCAGCCGGCAGATCGCCGCCCTGGAGAAACTCGGCTTCGTGGAACGACGGATCGACCCGGACGACCATCGCGTCCAGGTATTGCACCCCACCGAGGCGGGCGCCCAGGTGCTCGCGAACGTGACCGCCAGCCGCCGCCAGGCGTTCCACGAGCGGCTCGCCGACTGGGACGAGACGGACCTCGACCGCTTCGCCTCGTACCTGGTGCGCTACAACGCCGCCCAGGAGCGGCTCGGTTGA
- the paaD gene encoding 1,2-phenylacetyl-CoA epoxidase subunit PaaD, which yields MVTPTVLEAELLALAGSVPDPELPVLTLAELGVLRDVRLAAPGHVEVTLTPTYTGCPAIEAMSADVERVLHDHGIPRVEVHTVLSPPWTTDAITDEGRRKLAEFGIAPPRPTGPGSGPVALDLTIRCPHCGSTDTTLLSRFSSTACKALRRCESCREPFDHFKEL from the coding sequence ATGGTGACGCCCACCGTTCTGGAAGCGGAACTGCTGGCGCTCGCCGGCTCCGTTCCCGACCCCGAGCTGCCCGTCCTCACCCTCGCCGAGCTCGGCGTCCTGCGCGACGTACGGCTCGCCGCCCCCGGCCACGTCGAGGTGACCCTCACCCCCACCTACACCGGCTGCCCCGCCATCGAGGCGATGTCCGCCGACGTAGAGCGCGTCCTCCACGACCACGGCATACCCCGGGTCGAGGTCCACACCGTCCTCAGCCCCCCGTGGACGACCGACGCCATCACCGACGAAGGCCGCCGGAAACTGGCCGAGTTCGGCATCGCGCCGCCCCGCCCCACCGGGCCGGGCAGCGGACCCGTCGCCCTCGACCTCACCATCCGCTGCCCGCACTGCGGCTCCACCGACACCACCCTGCTCAGCCGGTTCTCCTCCACGGCCTGCAAGGCACTGCGTCGCTGCGAGTCCTGTCGCGAACCCTTCGACCACTTCAAGGAGTTGTGA